The Tenacibaculum jejuense genome includes a window with the following:
- a CDS encoding Pycsar system effector family protein, whose amino-acid sequence MSTLLEKAESFVMNILNEKLDKKLVYHSLSHTLRVVEKSSELAEEAKLSENDKECLVLAAWFHDTGFTVDPNNHEAESVVIASDFLSKEGVEGNMINTIGKTILATKMDVEPVSELEKLIKDADCSHLGSKKYNEFSQLLHKEVELLTNSKIKETDWIKKNINFLTSGHRFYTDIAVKKWEKQKSKNLAQLLKTEKKIKREQKKLSQKKAELQFKKNKVELPERGIETMFRVALRNHITLSDIADTKANILLSVNAIIISMALSTLIPKLDNPSNGYLIIPTIIFVVFTVISIILSILATRPNVTQGKFSKEDIANKKVNLIFFGNFHKMSLQEFEWGMSEMMKDRDYLYGSLTKDLYFLGLVLNRKYNLLRTTYTVFMIGIIVSVITFALAFYNQTTGTVPVA is encoded by the coding sequence ATGAGCACTCTTCTAGAAAAAGCAGAAAGTTTTGTGATGAATATTTTAAATGAAAAACTAGACAAGAAACTAGTTTATCATAGTTTATCGCATACACTTCGTGTAGTTGAAAAATCGTCAGAGTTAGCAGAAGAAGCAAAATTATCAGAAAATGATAAAGAGTGTTTGGTTTTAGCAGCTTGGTTTCATGATACAGGATTTACGGTTGATCCTAACAATCATGAAGCAGAAAGTGTAGTTATAGCATCTGATTTTTTATCGAAAGAAGGCGTAGAAGGGAATATGATAAATACTATCGGGAAAACTATTCTGGCAACAAAAATGGATGTTGAGCCTGTTTCAGAATTAGAAAAACTAATAAAAGATGCAGATTGTTCTCATTTAGGAAGTAAAAAGTATAATGAGTTTTCTCAATTACTTCACAAAGAAGTGGAATTGTTGACTAATTCAAAGATTAAAGAGACAGATTGGATAAAGAAGAATATTAATTTTTTGACTAGCGGACATCGTTTTTATACAGATATCGCAGTAAAAAAATGGGAGAAGCAAAAGTCCAAGAATTTAGCTCAACTTTTAAAAACTGAAAAGAAAATTAAGAGAGAACAAAAGAAGTTATCTCAGAAGAAAGCAGAACTTCAGTTTAAAAAAAATAAGGTAGAATTACCAGAAAGAGGAATTGAAACCATGTTTCGTGTTGCTTTAAGAAATCATATTACTTTAAGTGATATTGCTGATACGAAAGCCAATATTTTACTGTCGGTAAATGCGATTATTATTTCTATGGCGTTATCTACATTAATTCCGAAGTTAGATAATCCTTCTAATGGATATTTAATTATACCAACAATTATTTTTGTTGTTTTTACAGTGATATCTATTATACTTTCAATTTTAGCAACAAGACCAAATGTTACCCAAGGAAAATTTAGTAAAGAAGATATTGCAAATAAAAAAGTGAATTTGATTTTCTTTGGAAATTTTCATAAAATGAGTTTACAAGAGTTTGAATGGGGAATGAGTGAAATGATGAAAGATCGTGATTATTTATATGGTTCTTTAACTAAAGATTTGTATTTCTTAGGTTTAGTATTGAATAGAAAATATAATTTACTACGAACTACGTATACAGTATTTATGATTGGAATTATTGTAAGCGTTATTACATTTGCGTTAGCTTTTTATAATCAAACTACAGGAACTGTTCCTGTAGCATAA
- a CDS encoding GAF domain-containing protein: MTIRSFHDNVDLELPLHINISFKKVYDLFEKYTDAQYKTHPFHAAAVNMVEEIDKVPELINGFSDFTLLQKYEEIINLVLDPLFPEILTTNEIKAATIPFSFTCFKFTERFENILNNAGEDYEFKVRNFEQDAMYIYACTLILSSIYNYHVDLKRPFYFDIPDKTIDLIKHYRVAFNGDFMEITATENAPKITEEDIKLLLDNFGNIDIWKEKFPPNSYIFKGFGIMNLFDVTADETINSIQNNLIGPDDNTITEKIRDNLRNFFGIGDLKVGYSFFDISKINEGSVKVKRSESVLLTQETNITCKKYFCDYVIDKIFIKNESIVISDTDKYKKSSGGNKFSENLEKKGIKSIILIPIKTANNQDLLLLEMASPRTYELNSVNKQKLKDIVPMFKAAAERNSEEYLNILEATIQEYYTSIHPSVKWRFYEAAENYQNALLDQEEDAKIEKITFQEVYPLYGQSDIKGSSIARNLAIKQDLTKQLKSAIHVLNEACFTETLPIYDELMYRVKAYLIEVEDGMKAGDEVAILDFLKREIYPVFNHIKEINDELTQLVDDYINQLDENLQVVYEKRKDYENSVTKLNDKLAKFIDKKQDEAQKIFPHYFERYKTDGVEYNMYIGQSITKEKKYDSLYLYNLRLWQLQTTYEMENVAYNLRKDLDHDLRVASLILVHSNPLAIEFRMDEKQFDVDGAYNIRYEIIKKRIDKAHIKGTTERLTTPGKIAIVYSQDKDAEEYLKYIKYLQSKNQLGKVEILELEDLQGVSGLKAIRVEVMYNEEEPEKPLLTVDELIKKL, translated from the coding sequence ATGACTATTAGAAGTTTCCATGATAATGTTGATTTAGAACTACCGTTACATATAAATATTAGTTTTAAAAAGGTGTATGATCTTTTTGAGAAATACACTGATGCTCAATACAAAACACATCCTTTTCATGCTGCTGCCGTGAATATGGTAGAAGAAATTGATAAAGTTCCTGAACTTATTAATGGATTTTCAGATTTTACTTTACTTCAAAAATATGAAGAGATTATAAACTTAGTTCTCGATCCGTTGTTTCCTGAAATTTTAACAACTAATGAAATTAAAGCAGCAACAATTCCATTCTCTTTTACTTGTTTTAAATTTACAGAACGCTTCGAAAATATTCTGAATAATGCTGGAGAAGATTATGAATTTAAAGTGAGAAATTTTGAACAAGATGCCATGTATATTTATGCATGTACACTCATTTTATCTTCAATTTACAATTATCATGTAGATTTAAAACGCCCTTTTTATTTTGATATTCCAGATAAAACAATAGATCTTATTAAACATTATCGCGTAGCTTTTAATGGTGATTTCATGGAAATTACTGCTACAGAAAATGCTCCAAAGATTACAGAAGAAGATATCAAATTATTACTTGATAATTTTGGTAATATTGATATTTGGAAAGAAAAATTCCCACCAAACTCCTATATTTTCAAAGGCTTTGGTATCATGAATCTTTTTGATGTTACAGCTGACGAAACTATAAATTCAATTCAAAATAATTTAATAGGTCCAGATGATAATACGATAACTGAAAAAATAAGAGATAACCTAAGAAATTTCTTTGGAATTGGAGATTTAAAAGTTGGGTATTCTTTTTTCGACATCAGTAAAATAAACGAAGGTTCAGTTAAAGTGAAAAGATCTGAAAGTGTTTTATTGACTCAAGAAACAAATATTACCTGCAAAAAATACTTTTGTGATTATGTTATTGATAAAATATTTATAAAAAACGAAAGTATTGTGATTTCTGATACTGACAAATACAAGAAATCATCCGGTGGTAATAAATTTTCAGAAAACTTAGAAAAAAAAGGGATAAAAAGTATCATTCTTATCCCTATTAAAACAGCTAACAATCAAGATTTATTATTACTTGAAATGGCTTCGCCTAGGACTTATGAATTAAACTCTGTGAACAAGCAAAAACTAAAAGATATTGTCCCAATGTTTAAGGCTGCTGCTGAGCGAAATTCAGAAGAATATTTAAATATTTTAGAAGCTACTATTCAAGAGTATTATACTTCTATTCATCCTTCAGTAAAATGGCGTTTTTATGAAGCTGCTGAAAACTATCAGAACGCTCTCTTAGATCAAGAAGAAGATGCTAAAATTGAAAAAATAACATTTCAAGAAGTATATCCTCTATACGGACAATCTGATATTAAAGGTTCTTCAATAGCTCGAAACTTAGCCATAAAACAAGATTTAACAAAACAGCTAAAATCTGCTATACATGTTTTAAATGAAGCTTGCTTCACTGAAACTTTACCTATATATGATGAACTAATGTATAGAGTAAAAGCCTACTTAATAGAAGTCGAAGATGGAATGAAGGCTGGTGATGAAGTTGCAATTTTAGACTTCTTGAAACGTGAAATTTATCCTGTTTTTAATCATATCAAAGAAATTAATGATGAGTTAACTCAACTTGTTGATGATTATATCAATCAATTAGATGAGAATCTACAGGTCGTTTATGAAAAAAGGAAAGATTACGAAAATAGCGTTACTAAATTAAACGATAAACTGGCTAAATTCATTGATAAAAAGCAAGATGAAGCCCAAAAAATATTTCCACATTATTTTGAACGTTACAAAACAGATGGTGTAGAATATAATATGTATATCGGACAATCCATTACTAAAGAAAAAAAATACGATTCTTTATACTTATACAATCTAAGATTGTGGCAACTACAAACCACTTACGAAATGGAAAATGTTGCCTATAATTTGAGAAAAGATTTAGATCATGATTTACGCGTTGCTTCTTTAATTTTAGTTCATAGCAATCCGCTTGCTATTGAATTTAGAATGGATGAAAAACAATTTGATGTAGATGGCGCTTACAATATTCGTTATGAAATTATAAAAAAGAGAATTGATAAAGCTCATATAAAAGGAACTACAGAACGTTTAACAACACCAGGAAAGATCGCTATCGTTTATTCTCAAGATAAAGATGCTGAGGAATATTTAAAATATATTAAATACTTACAATCTAAAAATCAATTAGGAAAAGTAGAAATTTTAGAATTAGAAGATTTACAAGGAGTTTCTGGATTGAAAGCAATTCGAGTAGAAGTTATGTATAATGAAGAAGAACCAGAAAAACCTTTACTAACTGTGGATGAACTAATTAAAAAGTTATAA
- a CDS encoding outer membrane beta-barrel protein, which yields MKKILLIFVLILSTTIQAQSYKFKISGTIKSDKEKTPIEAATIHLEKEKDSTVLSYTISDDKGFFSLEGKVYSKKVKLFISFIGMDEYSKPIILTKDANIDLGTIALKEESNLLNEVVIKSRAPITIKKDTLEFNVKSFKTKKDANVEDLLKKLPGVEVDEQGQITVNGKAVNKILVNGKPFFGNDPTIATKNLTKEIIEKVQITDTKSKSEAFSGEKGDANNKTINLTIKEENNKGWFGRVAAGGGTDERYEAATIVNRFDNNTRFSVLAGTNNINSPGFSFGEITKMFGNSNNVSFFGNGQFSVGGRNFGGGQGIITSRTGGATYADEYGNGVDLNANYFYSGSNSENLNRSNREYTVQVQDQNNPGQTRELRYFTNSNSNSTTENDNHSFDTDLDIEIDSTFLINVTPRFTFNDRSSSFTQSDESLDENRVLTNRFTSSAVSNAEAKNFQNTIDITKRFGSKGGFIKASITNQIDQTEGEDFNNSTIETFGTNANTEIRDQKTDITSDLNGFRTRLSYRQPIIAKKLFVNLNYRYRIDERTRVESTFDFDNTTQDFTNFNTDLSTNFTFNDITKTPLVGITYDTKSFNLDFDIGQTMRTLENQDILRPNLSLNKDFNNVTIDANMRYRFPSKARVYIGYNLDNNAPGITQLQPFTDVSNPSNIVSGNPNLKPSQDHRIFANFNKYNWQKRTGFFFWGGANFINNQIVNKTTIGDDLVRTTTYVNADGIYSYYGGGSYNRGIKLDSASTFNIRTGLRFNGSKSINILNEIENVTKTNSITPRIGFEFNWKKKIVITPNYEVAFTNTRFNVNNIADQNFTRHSLRIRTRTNVPKKLEWRNDIRYTFNPNVIGFNRSAWFWNSTLAYSILKDKGTITLKAYDVLNQNTNAQRSVVGNYIEDSESTVLQQYFMLGFSWKFNSLGKKGEVRNYDFD from the coding sequence ATGAAAAAAATATTATTAATTTTTGTTCTGATTTTATCTACCACAATTCAGGCACAATCTTACAAGTTTAAAATTTCGGGTACGATTAAATCCGACAAAGAAAAAACACCAATTGAAGCAGCAACTATTCACTTAGAAAAAGAAAAAGATAGCACAGTTTTATCTTATACTATATCTGATGATAAAGGTTTTTTCTCGTTAGAAGGAAAGGTATATAGCAAAAAAGTAAAGTTGTTTATTTCATTTATTGGAATGGATGAATACAGTAAACCTATTATTCTTACTAAAGATGCTAATATCGATTTAGGCACCATAGCTTTAAAAGAAGAATCTAATCTCTTAAATGAAGTTGTGATTAAATCTAGAGCACCTATCACTATTAAAAAAGATACTTTAGAATTTAATGTAAAATCTTTTAAAACTAAAAAAGATGCTAATGTAGAAGATCTCTTGAAGAAATTACCTGGTGTAGAAGTTGATGAACAAGGTCAAATTACAGTAAATGGAAAAGCAGTAAACAAGATTTTAGTTAACGGAAAACCTTTCTTTGGAAATGATCCAACAATTGCAACTAAAAATCTTACCAAAGAAATTATAGAAAAAGTTCAAATTACTGATACAAAATCTAAATCAGAGGCATTTTCTGGTGAAAAAGGAGATGCTAACAATAAGACTATTAATCTTACCATTAAGGAAGAAAACAACAAAGGTTGGTTTGGTAGAGTTGCAGCTGGTGGAGGAACAGACGAACGTTATGAGGCTGCCACGATAGTAAATCGATTCGATAATAATACTCGTTTTAGTGTTTTAGCTGGAACTAATAATATTAACTCTCCTGGATTTAGTTTTGGGGAAATCACTAAAATGTTTGGTAATTCAAACAATGTAAGTTTCTTTGGAAATGGACAATTTTCTGTTGGAGGAAGAAATTTTGGTGGCGGACAAGGTATTATAACGTCTAGAACTGGAGGAGCTACCTACGCTGATGAATATGGAAATGGAGTTGATCTTAACGCGAATTATTTTTACTCTGGAAGTAATTCAGAAAATTTAAATAGAAGTAATAGAGAGTATACCGTACAGGTACAAGATCAAAATAATCCTGGTCAAACTAGAGAATTACGTTATTTTACAAATTCTAATTCTAATAGTACTACAGAAAATGATAATCATAGTTTTGATACTGATTTAGATATTGAAATTGACTCTACCTTCTTAATCAATGTTACACCTCGATTTACGTTTAACGATAGAAGCTCTAGCTTTACACAATCTGATGAAAGTTTAGATGAAAATAGGGTGCTTACCAACAGATTTACAAGTAGTGCTGTTTCTAATGCTGAAGCTAAAAACTTTCAAAACACAATTGATATCACTAAAAGATTTGGTAGCAAAGGAGGATTTATTAAAGCGTCTATTACCAATCAAATAGATCAAACAGAAGGAGAAGATTTTAACAATTCTACTATAGAAACTTTTGGAACAAATGCTAATACAGAAATTAGAGATCAAAAAACAGATATTACTAGTGATTTAAACGGATTTAGAACTCGTTTATCTTATCGCCAACCAATTATCGCTAAAAAACTATTCGTTAACTTAAATTATCGTTACAGAATAGACGAAAGAACTAGAGTAGAAAGTACTTTTGACTTTGATAATACAACTCAGGACTTCACAAATTTCAATACTGATTTAAGTACAAACTTTACATTCAATGATATTACTAAAACACCTTTAGTTGGAATTACATATGATACCAAATCATTTAACTTAGATTTCGATATTGGTCAAACCATGAGAACATTAGAAAATCAAGATATTTTAAGACCAAACTTAAGCTTAAATAAAGATTTTAATAATGTTACGATAGATGCTAATATGCGTTACCGTTTCCCTTCTAAAGCTAGAGTATACATTGGATATAATCTAGACAATAATGCTCCTGGAATTACTCAGTTACAACCTTTTACAGATGTTTCTAATCCTTCTAATATTGTATCGGGTAACCCAAACTTAAAACCAAGTCAAGATCATAGAATTTTTGCTAACTTCAATAAATACAACTGGCAAAAAAGAACTGGTTTTTTCTTTTGGGGTGGCGCAAACTTCATCAATAATCAGATTGTAAATAAAACAACAATTGGTGATGATTTAGTTAGAACAACTACTTATGTAAATGCTGATGGTATATATAGTTATTATGGAGGTGGTAGTTATAACAGAGGAATAAAATTAGATTCTGCATCTACATTTAATATAAGAACTGGATTAAGATTTAATGGTTCAAAAAGTATTAACATATTAAATGAAATTGAAAATGTTACAAAAACAAATTCTATTACACCTAGAATTGGTTTTGAATTTAATTGGAAGAAAAAAATAGTAATTACACCAAACTATGAAGTTGCCTTCACTAATACACGTTTCAATGTAAATAATATTGCTGACCAGAATTTTACAAGACATTCACTTCGTATTAGAACCAGAACTAATGTTCCTAAAAAGTTAGAATGGAGAAATGATATTCGTTACACATTTAATCCAAATGTCATTGGCTTTAATAGATCAGCTTGGTTTTGGAATTCAACATTAGCTTATTCGATATTAAAAGATAAAGGTACAATTACATTAAAAGCTTATGATGTACTAAATCAGAACACCAATGCACAGAGAAGTGTCGTTGGAAACTATATTGAAGATTCTGAAAGTACTGTACTTCAACAATATTTCATGCTCGGATTCAGTTGGAAATTCAACAGTCTTGGTAAAAAAGGAGAAGTCAGAAATTATGATTTCGATTAA
- a CDS encoding type IV pili methyl-accepting chemotaxis transducer N-terminal domain-containing protein — MRKGLRNIALTFILLMTVNFIYGQNKFGALTYNKAINISGKQRMLTQRMGKIYLYLLTNPNDFKAKKDLKITKIIFEKQNNILQKNSASDLTKERISEVKETWEKYKKFLASEPNKDDAVKIVNTNSTILKYANNVVNAIILESKGKINSNDSFVEEEDSELKQIINKAGRQRMLSQRLALYYYANKSDLKTPKSERNLKSVFTELDNALNDLLISSFNNDRIDESLGEVSALWESVSSNKDRLFKQGYEDSEMYKLSNQLTKTFNKITNLYEKVRIE; from the coding sequence ATGAGAAAAGGACTACGTAATATAGCTCTTACTTTTATTTTATTGATGACTGTGAATTTTATTTATGGTCAAAATAAATTTGGAGCTCTTACATATAACAAAGCTATTAACATTTCAGGTAAACAAAGAATGTTAACACAAAGAATGGGTAAGATTTACCTTTATCTTTTAACAAATCCTAATGATTTTAAAGCGAAGAAAGATTTAAAAATCACTAAGATAATTTTTGAAAAGCAAAATAATATTTTACAGAAAAATAGTGCTTCAGATTTAACTAAAGAACGTATTAGCGAAGTAAAGGAAACTTGGGAAAAGTACAAGAAGTTTTTAGCCTCAGAGCCTAATAAAGATGATGCAGTAAAAATTGTAAATACGAATTCTACTATTTTAAAATATGCGAATAACGTAGTTAATGCAATTATTTTAGAATCTAAAGGAAAAATTAATTCAAATGATTCTTTTGTAGAAGAAGAAGATTCTGAATTAAAACAGATTATAAATAAAGCAGGTAGGCAACGTATGTTGTCACAGCGTTTAGCATTGTATTATTATGCTAATAAATCAGATTTGAAAACTCCTAAAAGCGAACGAAATTTAAAGAGTGTTTTTACAGAGTTAGATAATGCTTTAAATGACTTATTGATCTCAAGTTTTAATAACGATAGAATTGATGAATCTTTAGGTGAAGTATCAGCTTTATGGGAATCAGTATCTTCTAACAAGGATCGCTTGTTTAAACAAGGATACGAAGACTCTGAGATGTATAAATTAAGTAACCAATTAACCAAAACGTTTAATAAAATTACCAATTTGTATGAAAAGGTAAGAATAGAATAA
- a CDS encoding energy transducer TonB, with protein MRPKNYLTFCFALVFTITFAQNNVCTSSDHEIEDLNSIGKCAIEHFKKSKKKEYVAISTRSRVVRRRKSNNILKLKKNIKAISKQKTIVERNEKRQNTLLANNTSSEQLLKSYVRFDQVTDQPVFITCSDNSISDQEECIKETISNNILENLIYPFDAASEGIEGRVWVRFIVDQEGYVKNITTSGPEKGELLEKEAKRLVNLLPKFIPGKQNENYVNVEYFIPIDFELED; from the coding sequence ATGAGACCAAAAAACTATCTAACATTTTGTTTTGCATTAGTTTTCACGATAACTTTTGCGCAAAATAATGTATGTACTAGCTCAGACCATGAAATTGAAGATTTAAATAGTATCGGAAAATGTGCTATTGAACACTTCAAAAAGTCAAAAAAGAAAGAATACGTGGCCATATCTACACGTAGTAGAGTCGTTAGAAGAAGGAAATCAAATAACATTCTAAAGCTTAAAAAGAATATTAAAGCAATTTCTAAGCAAAAAACTATCGTTGAACGTAATGAAAAGAGACAAAACACACTGTTAGCAAATAATACTAGTAGTGAGCAACTTTTGAAAAGTTATGTTAGGTTTGATCAAGTTACAGACCAACCAGTTTTTATTACTTGTTCTGATAATTCTATATCTGATCAAGAAGAATGTATAAAAGAAACGATATCTAATAATATACTAGAGAATTTAATATACCCGTTTGACGCTGCTTCTGAGGGAATAGAAGGTAGAGTCTGGGTTCGATTTATAGTAGATCAAGAAGGATACGTGAAAAACATCACAACTTCTGGACCAGAAAAAGGTGAATTATTAGAAAAAGAAGCTAAGCGTTTGGTTAATCTTTTACCTAAGTTTATTCCAGGGAAACAAAACGAAAACTATGTTAATGTAGAATATTTTATACCAATTGATTTTGAACTAGAAGATTAA
- the der gene encoding ribosome biogenesis GTPase Der, which produces MNSIVAIVGRPNVGKSTLFNRLIKRREAIVDSVSGVTRDRHYGKSEWNGKEFSVIDTGGYIVGSDDIFEGEIRKQVQLAIDEADIILFVVDVEQGITPMDDAVAKILRQVDKPLFIAVNKVDNAMRAADAVEFYNLGLGDYHTISSVNGSGTGDLLDAIAEEIPTPSEDDEVIDELPRFAVVGRPNAGKSSFINALIGEDRNIVTNIAGTTRDSIDTKYNRFGFEFNLVDTAGIRKKSKVKEDLEFYSVMRAVRAIEYCDIAIVMVDATRGFEGQDEKIFWLAEKNRKGVVILVNKWDLVDKETNTMRDFENKIRKTIEPFTDVPIVFISALTKQRIFKAIETAVEVHENRKRKIQTSKLNETMLEIMQQTPPPATKGKFIKIKYCMQLPTHTPQFAFFANLPQYIRDPYRRFVENQLREHYNFNGVPISIYFRQK; this is translated from the coding sequence ATGAATAGTATTGTAGCCATTGTAGGAAGACCTAATGTAGGGAAATCTACATTATTCAACAGATTAATTAAAAGAAGAGAAGCCATTGTAGATTCTGTAAGCGGTGTAACGAGAGACCGTCATTATGGAAAATCTGAATGGAATGGAAAAGAATTCTCTGTAATTGATACTGGTGGATACATCGTAGGATCAGATGATATTTTTGAAGGAGAGATTAGAAAACAAGTTCAGTTAGCTATCGATGAAGCTGATATTATTTTGTTTGTTGTAGATGTTGAACAAGGGATCACTCCTATGGATGATGCTGTTGCTAAAATTCTACGCCAAGTAGACAAACCTTTGTTTATCGCAGTTAATAAAGTAGATAACGCTATGCGTGCTGCTGATGCTGTGGAATTCTACAACTTAGGTTTAGGTGATTATCACACTATTTCCTCTGTTAACGGAAGTGGAACTGGTGATTTATTAGATGCTATTGCTGAAGAAATTCCAACGCCTTCAGAAGATGATGAAGTGATTGATGAATTACCTCGTTTTGCTGTAGTAGGTAGACCAAATGCGGGTAAATCTTCTTTTATTAATGCGTTAATTGGTGAAGACAGAAATATTGTTACTAATATCGCTGGAACTACAAGAGATTCTATTGATACTAAATACAATCGTTTTGGATTTGAATTTAATCTGGTTGATACTGCTGGAATTCGTAAAAAATCGAAAGTTAAAGAAGATTTAGAGTTTTACTCAGTAATGAGAGCTGTTAGAGCTATCGAATATTGTGACATTGCTATTGTTATGGTAGATGCAACTCGTGGTTTTGAAGGACAAGATGAAAAGATATTTTGGCTTGCTGAAAAAAACAGAAAAGGTGTTGTTATTTTAGTCAACAAATGGGATTTGGTTGATAAAGAAACCAATACTATGCGTGATTTCGAAAATAAAATACGTAAAACAATAGAGCCTTTTACAGATGTTCCTATCGTATTTATCTCAGCTTTAACAAAGCAAAGAATTTTTAAAGCTATAGAAACTGCTGTAGAAGTTCATGAGAACAGAAAACGTAAAATACAAACGAGTAAACTTAATGAAACCATGTTGGAGATCATGCAACAAACGCCACCTCCAGCAACAAAAGGTAAGTTTATAAAAATAAAATATTGTATGCAATTACCAACGCATACACCTCAGTTTGCTTTTTTTGCAAATCTTCCTCAATACATAAGAGATCCATACCGAAGGTTTGTAGAAAATCAATTGCGTGAACATTATAATTTTAATGGTGTTCCTATTAGTATTTATTTCCGTCAGAAGTAA
- a CDS encoding choice-of-anchor I family protein has translation MTNLFKTLLLVLALNLVSCDDDKTTDPIPTPVDTTVNFQYLSSISVGGEGAAEISAYDKKTKKLFVVNAESKEISVYNIENLVAPQQVSSIPVMSGAPNSISAYDGKIAIALEDEVKQNNGKIALYNAENNTLMNTYTVGALPDMVTFSKDGKLLVCANEGEPNALYTNDPEGSVSIIEIENSQVTTLDFNAFNGQEASLEANGFRVFGPNANLATDVEPEYIAISDDSKTAWVSLQENNGIAKVNLVSKSIEAIYPLGFKDYSQAGNEIDPSNEDGKTELRSVPVYGMYQPDAITYVNINGVGYIISANEGDAREYIDDKGTDTEDDDEDVFVNEKRIKKIDLDPTAFPNAADLQKEEDLGRLKIALDLGDTDGDGDYDKLYSYGARSFSIWSENGTLVYDSGNSIARKTLELTPARFNDEDKRSDDKGAEPEAVEVLNIGNERYILFVGLERTDQVLVYDITTPTAPIFLSILSHEGDEAPEGLLVIPAADSPNGKDLVLVSNEDSGTVSIYQNVK, from the coding sequence ATGACAAATTTATTTAAAACTTTATTGTTGGTGCTTGCTTTAAATTTAGTAAGCTGTGACGATGATAAAACTACAGATCCAATTCCTACTCCAGTAGATACAACTGTGAATTTTCAATATTTAAGTTCCATTAGTGTAGGTGGTGAAGGAGCTGCTGAAATTTCAGCATACGATAAAAAAACAAAAAAGTTATTTGTTGTAAATGCTGAATCAAAAGAAATTTCTGTTTATAATATTGAAAATTTAGTTGCACCTCAACAAGTTTCTTCTATCCCTGTAATGAGTGGTGCTCCAAATAGTATTTCTGCTTATGACGGTAAAATTGCTATTGCTTTAGAAGATGAAGTAAAACAAAACAATGGGAAAATTGCTTTATATAATGCAGAAAATAATACTTTAATGAATACTTACACAGTTGGAGCATTACCAGACATGGTTACTTTTTCTAAAGATGGTAAATTATTAGTTTGCGCTAATGAAGGAGAACCAAATGCTTTATACACAAATGATCCTGAAGGTAGTGTAAGTATTATTGAGATTGAAAACAGCCAAGTAACAACATTAGACTTTAATGCATTTAATGGACAAGAAGCCTCTTTAGAAGCTAATGGGTTTAGAGTATTCGGCCCCAATGCTAATTTAGCTACAGATGTTGAACCTGAATACATAGCTATTTCAGACGATTCTAAAACGGCTTGGGTTTCTTTACAAGAAAACAATGGTATTGCTAAAGTAAATTTAGTTTCAAAATCGATTGAAGCAATTTACCCTTTAGGTTTTAAAGATTATAGCCAAGCAGGAAACGAAATCGATCCTAGTAATGAAGATGGTAAAACTGAATTAAGAAGTGTTCCGGTTTACGGAATGTATCAACCAGATGCGATTACTTATGTAAATATTAACGGAGTTGGATATATTATTTCTGCTAACGAAGGTGATGCTAGAGAATACATTGACGATAAAGGAACAGATACAGAAGACGATGACGAAGATGTTTTTGTAAACGAAAAAAGAATCAAAAAAATTGATTTAGATCCAACTGCTTTTCCTAATGCAGCTGATTTACAAAAAGAAGAAGATTTAGGTAGATTAAAAATTGCATTAGATTTAGGTGATACTGATGGCGATGGCGATTATGATAAATTATACTCTTACGGAGCTCGTTCGTTCAGTATTTGGTCTGAAAATGGAACTTTAGTTTACGATAGTGGTAATAGTATTGCTCGTAAAACTTTAGAATTAACTCCAGCAAGATTTAACGATGAAGATAAAAGAAGTGATGATAAAGGAGCAGAACCAGAAGCGGTAGAAGTATTAAACATTGGTAATGAAAGATATATTCTTTTTGTTGGTTTAGAAAGAACTGATCAGGTATTAGTTTATGATATTACAACGCCTACTGCACCGATATTTTTATCGATCTTATCTCATGAAGGAGACGAAGCACCAGAAGGTCTATTAGTTATTCCTGCAGCAGACAGTCCTAATGGAAAAGACTTAGTATTGGTTTCAAATGAAGATAGTGGAACTGTAAGTATCTATCAGAATGTAAAATAA